The genomic region CGTTGCTCCTCGCTCACATAGCGGGGCTATGCTCGCTCGTCGCGCCTTGCGCACGGCTCAGGCTTGGGCCTCCGGGGAATACGCTATTACGCGGACGGACTCCTAGCATTCGCCGGGGAATTGACAGGAGGCGCCGAGGCGACTACACTTCCCCTCATGGACAAAAAACTCCATCTCATCACCGCCGTCGTGCAGCGAAAGCTCGGAGAGGGGGTCCTCGACGCCGCGCTCGCGGCCGGGGCCTCGGGAGCGACCTTCTTCGACGCGCAGGGGACCGGCGTGCGCCAGCGCCTGGGCGCGATTGGGTCCCTGATCGAAGGGGAGAAGCAGGTCCTCTTCGTGGTGTC from Elusimicrobiota bacterium harbors:
- a CDS encoding P-II family nitrogen regulator is translated as MDKKLHLITAVVQRKLGEGVLDAALAAGASGATFFDAQGTGVRQRLGAIGSLIEGEKQVLFVVSDPEHSDAVLEALTKAGRLRDAGMGFAYVQEVEKAVGFVPVSQ